One segment of Streptomyces sp. NA02950 DNA contains the following:
- a CDS encoding PLP-dependent aspartate aminotransferase family protein, whose protein sequence is MDFTETTESTRTGGSHALATEAVHAGREDLAAMGLHAVPLDLSTTYPSYDSRQEAARIDDFATTGARPDGPPVYARLDNPTVGRFETALARLEGTESAVAFASGMAALSACLLVRVAQGLRHVVAVRPLYGCSDHLLDAGLLGTEVTWVDPAGVAEAIRPDTGLVVVESPANPTLRELDLRAIAHSCGTVPLLADNTFATPVLQRPAEQGASVVLHSATKYLGGHGDVLGGVVACDEKFARALRQVRFATGGVLHPLAGYLLLRGLSTLPVRMRAASATAAELARRLAADPRVERVHYPRMGGAMVAFETHGDSHEVIAGVRLITPAVSLGSVDTLIQHPASISHRIVAEGDRHSHGISDRLLRMSVGLEDVEDLWGDLDRALSARAAARVPEAASEPERTPVPG, encoded by the coding sequence ATGGACTTCACGGAGACCACGGAGAGCACGCGGACCGGTGGGAGCCACGCACTCGCCACCGAGGCCGTCCACGCCGGCCGCGAGGACCTCGCGGCCATGGGACTGCACGCCGTGCCACTGGACCTGTCGACGACCTACCCCTCGTACGACAGCCGCCAGGAGGCCGCCCGGATCGACGACTTCGCCACCACCGGCGCCCGGCCCGACGGCCCGCCCGTCTACGCCCGCCTCGACAACCCGACCGTCGGCCGTTTCGAGACCGCCCTCGCCCGGTTGGAGGGCACCGAGAGCGCGGTCGCGTTCGCCAGCGGGATGGCGGCGCTCAGCGCCTGTCTGCTGGTGCGGGTGGCCCAAGGGCTGCGGCATGTGGTCGCGGTCCGTCCGCTGTACGGATGCAGTGACCATCTGCTGGACGCCGGACTGCTGGGCACCGAGGTGACCTGGGTGGATCCGGCCGGGGTTGCGGAGGCCATCCGCCCGGACACCGGTCTGGTGGTGGTCGAGTCCCCGGCCAACCCGACCCTGCGCGAGCTCGATCTGCGGGCCATCGCCCACTCCTGCGGCACCGTGCCGCTGCTCGCCGACAACACCTTCGCCACCCCGGTCCTCCAGCGTCCGGCCGAACAGGGCGCGAGCGTGGTCCTGCACAGTGCGACGAAGTACCTCGGCGGGCACGGCGATGTGCTGGGCGGGGTCGTCGCCTGTGACGAAAAGTTCGCGCGGGCGCTGCGCCAGGTGCGGTTCGCGACCGGCGGGGTGCTCCATCCGCTCGCGGGCTATCTGCTGCTACGCGGTCTGTCCACCCTGCCGGTGCGGATGCGCGCCGCCTCGGCGACCGCGGCGGAGTTGGCCCGGCGGCTGGCCGCCGACCCGCGGGTGGAGCGGGTCCACTATCCGCGGATGGGCGGCGCGATGGTGGCCTTCGAGACCCACGGCGACTCGCACGAGGTGATCGCCGGGGTCCGGCTGATCACCCCGGCGGTCAGCCTCGGCAGCGTCGACACCCTGATCCAGCATCCGGCCTCCATCAGCCACCGCATCGTGGCCGAGGGCGACCGGCACTCCCACGGGATCAGCGATCGGCTGCTGCGGAT
- a CDS encoding Lrp/AsnC family transcriptional regulator, which translates to MAETVALDPVDLQILRLLQNDARTTYRDLAAQVGVAPSTCLDRVARLRRSGVILGHELRLDPAKLGRGLQALLSVQLRPHRRELVGPFVERIRTLPESRALFHLAGPDDYLVHVAVADTADLQRLVLDEFTSRREVARVETRLIFQQWECGPMLPPAHGGTSDT; encoded by the coding sequence ATGGCCGAAACTGTCGCTCTCGATCCGGTGGATCTCCAGATTCTGCGGCTCTTGCAGAACGACGCCCGGACCACCTATCGCGATCTCGCGGCCCAGGTGGGCGTCGCCCCGTCGACCTGCCTCGACCGGGTCGCCCGGCTGCGCCGCTCGGGAGTCATTCTCGGCCATGAGCTCCGTCTCGACCCGGCCAAGCTGGGGCGCGGTCTACAGGCGCTGCTCTCGGTCCAGCTCCGGCCGCACCGCCGTGAGCTGGTCGGACCGTTCGTCGAACGGATCCGGACACTGCCCGAGTCCCGGGCGCTGTTCCACCTCGCCGGACCCGACGACTATCTGGTGCATGTCGCGGTCGCCGACACCGCCGATCTCCAGCGGCTGGTTCTGGACGAGTTCACCTCACGCCGTGAGGTGGCCCGGGTGGAGACCCGGCTGATATTCCAGCAGTGGGAGTGCGGGCCGATGCTGCCCCCGGCCCACGGCGGCACATCGGACACCTAG